From Triticum urartu cultivar G1812 chromosome 2, Tu2.1, whole genome shotgun sequence, a single genomic window includes:
- the LOC125535487 gene encoding putative disease resistance RPP13-like protein 1 (The sequence of the model RefSeq protein was modified relative to this genomic sequence to represent the inferred CDS: added 82 bases not found in genome assembly) produces the protein MAATTLGGEFECLKLDGLQDSDNFLLFKSLLNPDVNSQDYANLLLIGEQISKMFGACPFLTLAVVSHLRDDLKTSWTDVLQQHWYQIEGIYSILPSLKLSYDHLPAQLQICFRYCSLFARGHKFYMDKMVDMWVSSGLIPFASREPGDSLPATDNVSLLNPVDVGEEYFTALARKSFFCRMGETDPCGANQKEYYVLHSLLHDLAQLVSRGECARVDNGGFQDVMWTTRHISIANCGILTHERARKISYLRSLRTLIIESESCLDQETEFLLGEILKSTKCLRLLQLSVPSPFHVLDRFPNLIHLRYISLISCDESHLHKIFKFYHLQVFKLSYLTAKEPDLSDIYNLRCLRSLHIPDNMSSKIHKLGRLTSLQVLRGFEVVQNDGSRLSTLSNLRSLRQLGLMNLQNVQNCREAMEVKLKEKHDMRILLLSWNRYNNDTRVDDQIIGNLEPNREIQILHIHGYNGSVLPFWIANSLLVNLVSLELEYCIKWKSLPSLQELNLLQHLKLQHLFQLEYMGLGLEELTDTNESGIVCLPRFLRSLIIGWCPNLNILRTIPPSLEVLILKHVGFLVLPGIHQRESKTSVKSELTFVHIQSCAHLTSLDKGLLECQEQLGSLSTLIISHCESLRHLPRNGFAALHHLKFLEMVACPLLKDGNTAGNILPISLKNLDINPCGSIDVSMLLSLRNLSFLTKLTLFNCTNLEKLPPAEIFGTLQVLSDLSVARCRGLLSFGGLGAVSSLRMLSILCCDKLNLSDSPQGCCSFMLQELRIDCQALLFVEPLQSLRYTKELYICNDCAMESLAEGWLLQNATSLHSIKIGIAESLQSLPSQMDKLEALQSLHIERAPLMKLLPQLPASLSKLTIWGCDPMFMKRYEKDVGPNWGQVAHIAHVDIMSYSEGMSCSDDQIQGFEKNAYNPRHQFVVIE, from the coding sequence ATGGCTGCCACCACACTAGGAGGTGAATTTGAGTGTCTGAAACTGGATGGATTACAGGATAGCGACAATTTCCTGCTCTTCAAAAGCCTACTGAATCCCGATGTGAACTCCCAAGATTATGCCAACCTTCTGCTGATTGGTGAACAAATATCAAAAATGTTTGGAGCCTGCCCATTCCTGACATTGGCGGTCGTTTCGCACCTGCGGGATGATTTGAAAACTAGTTGGACCGATGTACTGCAACAACATTGGTACCAAATTGAAGGAATTTATAGCATTCTTCCATCTCTCAAACTGAGCTACGACCATCTACCTGCACAGCTGCAAATTTGCTTTAGGTATTGTAGTTTGTTTGCAAGGGGGCACAAATTTTACATGGACAAAATGGTAGACATGTGGGTCAGTTCTGGACTAATACCTTTTGCCTCAAGGGAGCCTGGTGATAGCTTACCAGCAACAGATAATGTTAGCCTTCTGAACCCAGTGGATGTCGGGGAAGAGTACTTCACGGCATTGGCAAGAAAATCATTCTTTTGCCGTATGGGAGAAACAGATCCTTGTGGGGCAAACCAGAAAGAATATTATGTTTTACACAGTTTGCTGCATGACTTGGCACAGCTTGTCTCTCGAGGTGAATGCGCAAGAGTGGATAATGGTGGTTTCCAAGATGTCATGTGGACAACCCGACACATATCTATTGCAAACTGTGGCATCCTTACTCATGAAAGAGCCCGGAAGATATCTTATTTGAGGAGTTTGCGGACTCTTATAATAGAAAGTGAGTCCTGTCTTGATCAAGAAACTGAATTTTTGCTTGGAGAGATTCTGAAGAGCACAAAATGCTTGCGTCTGCTGCAATTGTCTGTGCCATCTCCATTTCATGTACTCGATAGATTTCCCAACCTAATTCATCTCCGTTATATTTCCTTAATCTCATGCGATGAGTCTCATCTTCATAAAATCTTTAAATTCTACCATCTGCAAGTATTCAAGCTCAGCTACTTGACAGCAAAAGAACCAGACTTGAGCGACATATATAATTTACGTTGCTTACGCTCTTTGCATATTCCTGACAATATGTCATCCAAGATTCATAAACTTGGAAGGTTAACCTCACTTCAGGTTTTACGTGGATTTGAGGTGGTGCAAAATGATGGTAGCAGGCTGAGTACACTGAGCAATTTAAGAAGCCTTCGTCAACTTGGCCTAATGAATCTTCAAAATGTCCAGAATTGCAGAGAAGCTATGGAGGTCAAATTAAAGGAAAAACATGACATGAGGATTTTGCTGTTATCATGGAACAGATACAATAATGATACACGGGTGGATGATCAGATTATTGGTAATCTTGAACCAAATAGGGAAATTCAAATACTGCATATCCATGGATACAATGGATCTGTACTTCCATTTTGGATTGCTAATTCCTTGCTTGTCAATTTGGTATCACTTGAGCTTGAGTACTGTATTAAATGGAAGAGCCTGCCATCTCTTCAGGAACTAAATTTACTCCAGCATCTGAAGTTGCAGCATCTTTTTCAGTTAGAATACATGGGATTGGGGCTCGAGGAACTAACTGATACCAATGAATCAGGGATTGTTTGTTTACCCCGTTTTCTTCGTAGCCTAATCATTGGATGGTGCCCTAACCTGAACATACTTCGCACTATACCTCCTAGCCTTGAGGTACTGATATTAAAGCATGTTGGTTTTCTAGTTCTTCCAGGAATACACCAGAGGGAATCAAAGACATCAGTCAAGTCTGAGCTTACATTTGTACACATTCAAAGCTGCGCACATCTGACTTCTCTAGATAAAGGATTACTAGAGTGTCAAGAACAACTTGGTTCTCTATCTACATTAATCATAAGTCATTGTGAAAGTCTACGCCATCTACCAAGGAATGGTTTTGCAGCACTGCATCACCTGAAATTCCTGGAAATGGTTGCCTGTCCATTGCTGAAGGATGGCAATACTGCAGGAAATATTCTGCCAATTTCACTCAAGAACTTGGATATAAATCCTTGCGGTAGTATTGATGTTTCAATGCTCTTGTCACTTCGAAATCTGTCCTTTCTTACAAAGTTAACACTGTTCAATTGCACCAACCTGGAGAAACTTCCTCCAGCGGAAATATTTGGAACTCTGCAAGTTCTTTCTGATCTGTCAGTAGCTAGATGCAGAGGCTTGTTATCCTTTGGGGGTCTTGGAGCTGTTTCTTCCCTGAGAATGCTGTCGATCCTATGCTGCGACAAGCTCAACCTTTCAGACTCGCCGCAGGGTTGTTGTTCCTTTATGCTACAAGAGCTCAGAATCGATTGCCAGGCCCTGTTGTTTGTGGAGCCACTTCAGAGCCTCAGATACACTAAAGAGCTATATATCTGCAACGACTGTGCAATGGAGTCCTTAGCCGAGGGATGGTTGCTGCAGAATGCTACTTCCCTCCATTCCATCAAGATAGGAATTGCCGAATCTCTGCAATCCTTGCCATCTCAGATGGATAAGCTTGAAGCGTTACAGAGTTTGCACATTGAAAGGGCCCCTCTGATGAAGCTACTCCCACAACTGCCTGCCTCACTTAGCAAGCTGACAATCTGGGGCTGTGACCCAATGTTTATGAAGCGGTATGAAAAGgatgttggtccgaactggggcCAGGTCGCGCACATTGCTCATGTGGATATAATGTCCTATTCCGAAGG